In a genomic window of Colius striatus isolate bColStr4 chromosome 2, bColStr4.1.hap1, whole genome shotgun sequence:
- the TRMT61B gene encoding tRNA (adenine(58)-N(1))-methyltransferase, mitochondrial isoform X2, whose amino-acid sequence MRAWRALRRAASSDLSSGHGPAPGGRPRRRAWEASLSPLERVRRLLPPEEAEAVGRCAAASRSPSEREKEMGMEMEAEEVAADLQAPLEATGARPGPFRAGELALAEMRRKHNATLKQMCWLAAGSALTTPGGVLPHRDIIGQLPGQVLRASAGARLLLRRPSLEEYVLLMPRGPTIAYPKDINAILMMTDVHPGDTVLETGSGSGAMSLFLSRAVGPRGRVISYEVREDHHNLAKKNYKNWRAAWEIGHTEEWPDNVDFILKDISAAAVDMKSVTLDAVILDMLDPQSALPVVRQSLKQGGVCAVYLANITQVVDLLDRIRTCKLPFVCERILEVTHRKWMVLPAKPKNCKTSEMVENQENIEEPPQKQYEEIHIQDQVVLKENEYNESLSDSAEPYWSVPYVARPACWQEAHSATVHPKEVLN is encoded by the exons ATGAGGGCCTGGCGCGCCCTGCGGCGGGCAGCCTCCTCCGACCTCTCCTCCGGCCATGGGCCGGCCCCCGGCGGGAGGCCGCGGAGGCGAGCGTGGGAGGCGTCGCTGTCGCCTCTGGAGCGGGTGAGGCGCCTGCTGCCGCCGGAGGAAGCGGAGGCGGTGGGCCGGTGCGCGGCGGCCTCTCGGTCACCCtctgagagggagaaggagatggggatggagatggaggCGGAGGAGGTGGCGGCCGACCTTCAGGCGCCTCTCGAAGCGACGGGAGCGCGCCCCGGGCCGTTCCGCGCCGGGGAGCTGGCGCTGGCGGAGATGCGGCGGAAGCACAACGCGACGCTGAAGCAGATGTGCTGGCTGGCGGCGGGGTCGGCGCTGACCACCCCCGGCGGCGTGCTGCCCCACCGCGACATCATCGGGCAGCTGCCCGGGCAGGTGCTGCGCGCCTCGGCCGGGGCGCGGTTGCTGCTGAGGCGGCCCTCGCTGGAGGAGTACGTGCTGCTGATGCCGCGGGGGCCCACCATCGCGTACCCCAAG GATATAAATGCTATTTTAATGATGACGGATGTCCACCCGGGAGACACCGTTTTGGAAACTGGAAGTGGGTCTGGCGCTATGAGCTTGTTTCTGTCAAGGGCAG TGGGGCCCAGAGGACGTGTTATAAGCTATGAAGTCAGGGAGGATCATCATAATTTAGCTAAGAAGAATTACAAGAACTGGCGTGCTGCGTGGGAAATCGGACATACAGAAGAGTGGCCAGATAACGTGGATTTTATTCTTAAAGAcatttcagcagctgctgtggataTGAAATCTGTAACACTTGATGCA GTCATACTGGATATGCTTGACCCTCAGTCTGCTCTGCCTGTTGTACGTCAAAGTCTGAAACAGGGTGGTGTGTGTGCTGTGTATTTAGCAAA CATCACACAGGTTGTTGACCTTTTAGACAGAATAAGGACCTGCAAGCTCCCTTTTGTGTGTGAAAGGATCCTCGAGGTGACCCATCGAAAATGGATGGTGCTCCCTGCTAAACCTAAGAATTGCAAAACAAGCGAAATGGTGGAAAATCAAGAAAACATTGAAGAACCACCTCAAAAGCAATATGAAGAAATCCACATTCAGGATCAAGTAgttcttaaagaaaatgaatacaaTG aatcactttCTGACAGTGCTGAACCGTACTGGTCGGTGCCTTATGTTGCCAGACCGGCTTGTTGGCAGGAGGCTCATTCAG
- the TRMT61B gene encoding tRNA (adenine(58)-N(1))-methyltransferase, mitochondrial isoform X3, producing MRAWRALRRAASSDLSSGHGPAPGGRPRRRAWEASLSPLERVRRLLPPEEAEAVGRCAAASRSPSEREKEMGMEMEAEEVAADLQAPLEATGARPGPFRAGELALAEMRRKHNATLKQMCWLAAGSALTTPGGVLPHRDIIGQLPGQVLRASAGARLLLRRPSLEEYVLLMPRGPTIAYPKDINAILMMTDVHPGDTVLETGSGSGAMSLFLSRAVGPRGRVISYEVREDHHNLAKKNYKNWRAAWEIGHTEEWPDNVDFILKDISAAAVDMKSVTLDAVILDMLDPQSALPVVRQSLKQGGVCAVYLANITQVVDLLDRIRTCKLPFVCERILEVTHRKWMVLPAKPKNCKTSEMVENQENIEEPPQKQYEEIHIQDQVVLKENEYNESLSDSAEPYWSVPYVARPACWQEAHSGLCSLR from the exons ATGAGGGCCTGGCGCGCCCTGCGGCGGGCAGCCTCCTCCGACCTCTCCTCCGGCCATGGGCCGGCCCCCGGCGGGAGGCCGCGGAGGCGAGCGTGGGAGGCGTCGCTGTCGCCTCTGGAGCGGGTGAGGCGCCTGCTGCCGCCGGAGGAAGCGGAGGCGGTGGGCCGGTGCGCGGCGGCCTCTCGGTCACCCtctgagagggagaaggagatggggatggagatggaggCGGAGGAGGTGGCGGCCGACCTTCAGGCGCCTCTCGAAGCGACGGGAGCGCGCCCCGGGCCGTTCCGCGCCGGGGAGCTGGCGCTGGCGGAGATGCGGCGGAAGCACAACGCGACGCTGAAGCAGATGTGCTGGCTGGCGGCGGGGTCGGCGCTGACCACCCCCGGCGGCGTGCTGCCCCACCGCGACATCATCGGGCAGCTGCCCGGGCAGGTGCTGCGCGCCTCGGCCGGGGCGCGGTTGCTGCTGAGGCGGCCCTCGCTGGAGGAGTACGTGCTGCTGATGCCGCGGGGGCCCACCATCGCGTACCCCAAG GATATAAATGCTATTTTAATGATGACGGATGTCCACCCGGGAGACACCGTTTTGGAAACTGGAAGTGGGTCTGGCGCTATGAGCTTGTTTCTGTCAAGGGCAG TGGGGCCCAGAGGACGTGTTATAAGCTATGAAGTCAGGGAGGATCATCATAATTTAGCTAAGAAGAATTACAAGAACTGGCGTGCTGCGTGGGAAATCGGACATACAGAAGAGTGGCCAGATAACGTGGATTTTATTCTTAAAGAcatttcagcagctgctgtggataTGAAATCTGTAACACTTGATGCA GTCATACTGGATATGCTTGACCCTCAGTCTGCTCTGCCTGTTGTACGTCAAAGTCTGAAACAGGGTGGTGTGTGTGCTGTGTATTTAGCAAA CATCACACAGGTTGTTGACCTTTTAGACAGAATAAGGACCTGCAAGCTCCCTTTTGTGTGTGAAAGGATCCTCGAGGTGACCCATCGAAAATGGATGGTGCTCCCTGCTAAACCTAAGAATTGCAAAACAAGCGAAATGGTGGAAAATCAAGAAAACATTGAAGAACCACCTCAAAAGCAATATGAAGAAATCCACATTCAGGATCAAGTAgttcttaaagaaaatgaatacaaTG aatcactttCTGACAGTGCTGAACCGTACTGGTCGGTGCCTTATGTTGCCAGACCGGCTTGTTGGCAGGAGGCTCATTCAG
- the TRMT61B gene encoding tRNA (adenine(58)-N(1))-methyltransferase, mitochondrial isoform X1, whose translation MRAWRALRRAASSDLSSGHGPAPGGRPRRRAWEASLSPLERVRRLLPPEEAEAVGRCAAASRSPSEREKEMGMEMEAEEVAADLQAPLEATGARPGPFRAGELALAEMRRKHNATLKQMCWLAAGSALTTPGGVLPHRDIIGQLPGQVLRASAGARLLLRRPSLEEYVLLMPRGPTIAYPKDINAILMMTDVHPGDTVLETGSGSGAMSLFLSRAVGPRGRVISYEVREDHHNLAKKNYKNWRAAWEIGHTEEWPDNVDFILKDISAAAVDMKSVTLDAVILDMLDPQSALPVVRQSLKQGGVCAVYLANITQVVDLLDRIRTCKLPFVCERILEVTHRKWMVLPAKPKNCKTSEMVENQENIEEPPQKQYEEIHIQDQVVLKENEYNESLSDSAEPYWSVPYVARPACWQEAHSAFLTQLRKFQPLFSGH comes from the exons ATGAGGGCCTGGCGCGCCCTGCGGCGGGCAGCCTCCTCCGACCTCTCCTCCGGCCATGGGCCGGCCCCCGGCGGGAGGCCGCGGAGGCGAGCGTGGGAGGCGTCGCTGTCGCCTCTGGAGCGGGTGAGGCGCCTGCTGCCGCCGGAGGAAGCGGAGGCGGTGGGCCGGTGCGCGGCGGCCTCTCGGTCACCCtctgagagggagaaggagatggggatggagatggaggCGGAGGAGGTGGCGGCCGACCTTCAGGCGCCTCTCGAAGCGACGGGAGCGCGCCCCGGGCCGTTCCGCGCCGGGGAGCTGGCGCTGGCGGAGATGCGGCGGAAGCACAACGCGACGCTGAAGCAGATGTGCTGGCTGGCGGCGGGGTCGGCGCTGACCACCCCCGGCGGCGTGCTGCCCCACCGCGACATCATCGGGCAGCTGCCCGGGCAGGTGCTGCGCGCCTCGGCCGGGGCGCGGTTGCTGCTGAGGCGGCCCTCGCTGGAGGAGTACGTGCTGCTGATGCCGCGGGGGCCCACCATCGCGTACCCCAAG GATATAAATGCTATTTTAATGATGACGGATGTCCACCCGGGAGACACCGTTTTGGAAACTGGAAGTGGGTCTGGCGCTATGAGCTTGTTTCTGTCAAGGGCAG TGGGGCCCAGAGGACGTGTTATAAGCTATGAAGTCAGGGAGGATCATCATAATTTAGCTAAGAAGAATTACAAGAACTGGCGTGCTGCGTGGGAAATCGGACATACAGAAGAGTGGCCAGATAACGTGGATTTTATTCTTAAAGAcatttcagcagctgctgtggataTGAAATCTGTAACACTTGATGCA GTCATACTGGATATGCTTGACCCTCAGTCTGCTCTGCCTGTTGTACGTCAAAGTCTGAAACAGGGTGGTGTGTGTGCTGTGTATTTAGCAAA CATCACACAGGTTGTTGACCTTTTAGACAGAATAAGGACCTGCAAGCTCCCTTTTGTGTGTGAAAGGATCCTCGAGGTGACCCATCGAAAATGGATGGTGCTCCCTGCTAAACCTAAGAATTGCAAAACAAGCGAAATGGTGGAAAATCAAGAAAACATTGAAGAACCACCTCAAAAGCAATATGAAGAAATCCACATTCAGGATCAAGTAgttcttaaagaaaatgaatacaaTG aatcactttCTGACAGTGCTGAACCGTACTGGTCGGTGCCTTATGTTGCCAGACCGGCTTGTTGGCAGGAGGCTCATTCAG CATTCCTTACACAGCTGAGGAAGTTTCAACCACTGTTCTCTGGACACTAA